One genomic region from Prunus persica cultivar Lovell chromosome G3, Prunus_persica_NCBIv2, whole genome shotgun sequence encodes:
- the LOC18783638 gene encoding protein COFACTOR ASSEMBLY OF COMPLEX C SUBUNIT B CCB1, chloroplastic — protein sequence MAAKVLSSPPHPQLNPNPHSYPSSRPLKILQAKATRDVTQKQKQPWWLLSQVSSRTRANKKRQLQVVGALSSSLHDCESLVTSSLLVLLQEPPSSSSSSLFVVAADSVGYSLASYYTSLGLFVLSVPGLWSLIKRSVKSKVVQKTFIGEEKKAPSQVAGEILSFFTRNNFVVTDRGETITFEGMMVPSRGQAALLTFCTCISLASVALVLTITVPDVGNNWFWITTLSPLAGAYYWKRASRKEQIKVKMMVIDDDGAQSEIIVQGDDQQVEQMRKELQLSEKGMVYVKGIFER from the exons ATGGCAGCTAAAGTGTTATCGTCCCCTCCGCACCCACAGCTAAACCCAAATCCTCACAGTTATCCATCATCTCGTCCTCTGAAAATACTCCAAGCCAAAGCCACGAGAGATGTAACccagaagcagaagcagccATGGTGGCTGCTGAGTCAAGTTTCCTCAAGAACAAGAGCCAACAAGAAGAGACAGCTGCAGGTTGTTGGTGCCTTGAGCTCCTCCCTCCACGACTGCGAGTCTCTTGTTACTTCCTCTCTACTAGTCTTGCTGCAGGAACcaccatcatcttcatcatcatcattgttTGTGGTTGCTGCAGACAGCGTGGGTTATTCCTTGGCCAGTTACTACACTTCCTTGGGTCTCTTCGTCCTCTCTGTTCCAGGCCTTTGGTCCCTCATCAAACGTTCTGTTAAATCCAAG GTTGTGCAGAAGACATTTATAGGTGAAGAGAAGAAGGCACCGAGTCAGGTCGCAGGTGAAATTTTGTCATTCTTCACTCGAAACAATTTTGTGGTCACTGATAGAGGAGAGACCATCAC GTTTGAAGGCATGATGGTTCCAAGTCGAGGCCAAGCTGCATTGCTTACTTTCTGCACCTGCATCAGCCTGGCAAGCGTAGCTCTTGTCCTTACAATAACTGTTCCAGATGTCGGCAATAATTGGTTTTGGATCACCACCTTAAGTCCCTTGGC GGGAGCATATTACTGGAAACGGGCATCCAGAAAGGAGCAGATCAAGGTCAAAATGATGGTCATAGATGACGACGGTGCACAGTCAGAGATCATCGTTCAAGGGGATGACCAGCAAGTAGAGCAAATGAGAAAGGAGCTTCAACTCAGTGAGAAAGGCATGGTGTATGTTAAGGGCATATTCGAGAGATAA
- the LOC18782473 gene encoding cytochrome b-c1 complex subunit Rieske-4, mitochondrial — MLRVAARRLCSLSASPWRPNQAATASSSVLSRNLIDGRDSSDDLRSIYFTTDFYLPSRGFASDSLTPSKDNNLVPDVPPTVAAVKNPTSKIVYDDYNHERYPPGDPSKRAFAYFVLTGGRFVYASLIRLLVLKFVLSMSASKDVLAMASLEVDLSSIEPGATVTVKWRGKPVFIRRRTDDDIKLANSVDVNSLRDPQQDAERVKNPEWLIVVGVCTHLGCIPLPNAGDFGGWFCPCHGSHYDVSGRIRKGPAPYNLEVPTYTFLDENKLLIG; from the exons atgttgaGGGTTGCGGCGAGGAGGCTCTGTTCTTTGTCTGCGTCGCCATGGAGGCCCAATCAGGCCGCCACCGCCTCCTCCTCTGTCCTGTCTCGGAATCTCATCGACGGCCGTGACTCCTCCGATGACCTCAGATCCATCTATTTCACTACTGACTTCTATCTTCCTTCCAGAG GTTTTGCTTCTGATTCACTGACCCCATCGAAGGACAACAATTTAGTTCCAGATGTTCCTCCAACTGTGGCAGCTGTTAAGAATCCTACTTCAAAGATAGTTTATGATGATTACAACCATGAGCGTTACCCTCCAGGTGACCCCAGCAAGCGGGCATTTGCCTACTTTGTCCTCACAGGCGGTAGGTTTGTCTATGCTTCTCTGATTCGTCTGCTTGTCCTCAAGTTTGTGCTAAGCATGTCAGCCAGTAAGGATGTTCTTGCCATGGCCTCGCTCGAGGTTGATCTCTCCAGCATAGAACCAGGTGCAACTGTGACTGTGAAGTGGCGTGGAAAGCCAGTCTTCATCAGGCGCCGAACTGACGATGATATCAAGCTGGCGAATAGTGTAGATGTTAATTCTCTTCGTGATCCCCAGCAAGATGCTGAGAGGGTCAAAAACCCAGAATGGCTTATTGTTGTTGGGGTCTGCACACATCTGGGCTGCATTCCCTTGCCAAATGCTGGTGACTTTGGTGGATGGTTTTGCCCATGCCATGGTTCCCACTATGATGTTTCTGGAAGGATCCGCAAGGGACCAGCACCATACAACTTGGAGGTACCCACATATACCTTCTTGGATGAGAACAAGTTATTGATTGGTTAA
- the LOC18782461 gene encoding N-alpha-acetyltransferase MAK3: MELEMEGNSGNEEESDIIGGGGGKVNLSASEIEYVSYEGEDHLPLIMGLVDQELSEPYSIFTYRYFVYLWPQLCFLAFHRGKCVGTVVCKMGEHRNTYRGYIAMLVVIKPYRGKGIATQLVTRSIQVMMESGCEEVTLEAEVTNKGALALYGRLGFIRAKRLFRYYLNGVDAFRLKLLFPPRPDLLSQSQSQSQSSPPLHCNLHE, encoded by the exons atgGAATTGGAAATGGAAGGAAATAGTGGGaacgaagaagaaagtgacatCATCGGTGGAGGTGGTGGGAAAGTAAATTTATCGGCATCGGAGATAGAGTATGTGAGCTACGAAGGAGAAGATCATCTGCCGCTGATAATGGGGCTGGTGGACCAAGAACTGAGCGAACCTTACTCCATCTTCACGTACAGGTACTTCGTGTATCTGTGGCCGCAGCTGTGTTTTCTGGCATTCCACAGAGGCAAATGCGTGGGGACGGTGGTGTGCAAGATGGGAGAGCATCGCAACACATACAGAGGCTACATCGCCATGCTTGTTGTCATCAAGCCCTACAGAGGAAAAGGCATTGCTACCCAACTAGTTACCAGATCTATTCAAGTCATGATGGAATCAGGCTGTGAAGAG GTAACACTAGAAGCAGAAGTGACAAATAAAGGAGCACTGGCGTTGTATGGGCGCCTTGGATTTATCAGGGCAAAAAGGCTTTTCCGGTACTACTTGAACGGGGTTGATGCTTTCCGTCTCAAGCTGCTGTTTCCCCCCCGCCCAGACTTACTCTCCCAGTCCCAGTCCCAGTCCCAGTCCTCCCCACCTTTACATTGCAATTTACATGAATGA